From a region of the Triticum aestivum cultivar Chinese Spring chromosome 7D, IWGSC CS RefSeq v2.1, whole genome shotgun sequence genome:
- the LOC123169263 gene encoding membrane-anchored ubiquitin-fold protein 3: MAGGKEPIEVKFRLFDGTDIGPNKYDPATTVTALKEFVLARWPQDKDIIPKTLNDVKLINAGRILENNKTLAESRVPVGEVPGGVITMHVVVRPPQSDKSDKHLSNSPKQNRCGCTIL, from the exons ATGGCCGGCGGGAAGGAGCCGATCGAGGTGAAGTTCCGCCTGTTCGACGGCACGGACATCGGGCCCAACAAGTACGACCCCGCCACCACCGTCACCGCGCTCAAGGAGTTCGTCCTCGCTCGGTGGCCGCAGG ACAAAGACATTATTCCAAAAACTCTCAATGACGTGAAGCTCATCAATGCTGGAAGGATACTTGAGAATAACAAAACCCTTGCTGAGTCTCGAGTCCCAGTAGGAGAAGTTCCAGGAGGTGTGATCACAATGCATGTTGTTGTACGCCCTCCCCAAAGTGACAAAAGTG ATAAGCACCTCTCGAATTCCCCCAAGCAGAACAGATGTGGGTGCACGATATTGTGA
- the LOC123169262 gene encoding uncharacterized protein — translation MEDGDKDVIKTSVSEESPNPGEKDVIKTSVSEDSPNPGEMDVIKTSVSEESPNPGEKGEDEGDLSRKTEMLGVKETVNSMSENSSDEVKGQIHGGDNPEKDLNEQMDKSRSPDAMKPIDSDQTVKEILEEEKSEEPVFDGTEIPEMEQLRRSSDQSVELASKAQQGSVINERAAAIGNFVKEKGAIAVSTFIRRLSGRKDENDLPVEDDKNDGSASGNVEKTVSDSEIKPKEVQKKSEERSTWNPLNLIKVGGDIVTSTTGEAGDANVPGLTEQPIAKGRIIVYTKLGCEDCKMVRLFMHQQRLKYVEINIDIFPSRKLELEKNTGSSIVPKVYFNDLLIGGLTELKKMEESGILNEKTGALFNDEPSSAAPLPPLPGEDDESGCGKMDELATIVRKMRESITPKDRFYKMRRFSNCFPGSEAVDFISEDQYLERDEAVEFGRKLASKHFFRHVLDENDFEDGNQPYRFLDHDPVIMTQCYNIPRGIIDVAPKPMAEIASRLRKLSCAIFEAYVSEDGRHVDYRSIQGCEEFKRYIRTTEELQRVETSDLSREEKLAFFINLYNMMAIHALVTCGHPAGPLDRKKFFGDFKYVIGGCAYSLSAIENGILRGNQRPPYNLVKPFGQKDQRSKVALSYPEPLVHFALVCGTKSGPALRCYSPGNIDKELMEAARDFVRNGGLIVDPEAKVASVSKILRWYNTDFGKNETEVLKHAANYLEPAASEQFLELLANTQLKVSYQPYDWSLNI, via the exons ATGGAGGACGGGGACAAGGATGTGATAAAAACTTCTGTCAGTGAAGAGTCCCCTAATCCTGGAGAAAAGGATGTGATAAAAACTTCTGTCAGTGAAGACTCCCCTAATCCTGGAGAAATGGATGTGATAAAAACTTCTGTCAGTGAAGAGTCCCCTAATCCTGGAGAAAAGGGTGAAGATGAAGGGGATTTGTCGAGGAAAACAGAAATGTTGGGCGTAAAAGAAACAGTAAATTCAATGAGTGAGAATTCAAGCGATGAGGTAAAAGGGCAGATCCATGGGGGAGATAACCCAGAAAAGGATCTCAATGAGCAGATGGATAAAAGCAGAAGCCCTGATGCCATGAAACCTATAGATTCAGACCAGACTGTTAAAGAGATTCTTGAAGAAGAAAAATCTGAAGAGCCAGTTTTTGATGGAACTGAGATTCCTGAAATGGAACAATTGAGGCGTTCTTCTGATCAATCTGTGGAGCTTGCTTCAAAAGCTCAGCAAGGGTCTGTGATCAATGAAAGAGCTGCTGCAATCGGGAATTTTGTTAAGGAAAAGGGAGCCATTGCAGTGTCAACATTTATACGCCGCCTATCTGGCAGAAAGGATGAGAATGATCTTCCTGTTGAAGATGACAAGAATGATGGTTCAGCAAGTGGCAATGTTGAGAAGACCGTCTCAGATTCTGAAATTAAACCAAAAGAAGTACAAAAGAAATCCGAGGAAAGAAGCACATGGAATCCACTGAACTTGATTAAAGTTGGAGGAGATATTGTTACTTCTACAACTGGGGAAGCTGGGGATGCAAATGTGCCTGGTTTGACAGAGCAACCAATAGCAAAAGGAAGGATTATTGTATACACAAAACTGGGATGTGAAGATTGCAAAATGGTTCGGTTGTTCATGCATCAGCAAAGGCTCAAGTATGTTGAGATTAACATTGATATATTCCCTAGTAGGAAGTTGGAGTTGGAAAAGAATACTGGGTCATCCATAGTACCAAAAGTGTATTTCAATGACCTGCTGATTGGAGGCTTAACTGAATTGAAGAAAATGGAGGAGTCTGGCATACTCAATGAGAAAACTGGTGCTCTTTTCAATGATGAGCCCTCCTCTGCTGCTCCTTTGCCTCCTTTACCTGGAGAAGACGACGAATCTGGATGTGGGAAGATGGATGAGTTGGCAACCATCGTCAGAAAAATGAGAGAGTCGATTACTCCGAAGGATAGGTTTTACAAAATGAGAAGATTTAGTAACTGCTTTCCTGGCAGTGAGGCTGTGGATTTTATATCAGAAGATCAGTATTTGGAGAGAGATGAG GCAGTGGAATTTGGAAGAAAGCTTGCAAGCAAACACTTCTTTCGTCATGTTCTAGA TGAAAATGACTTTGAAGATGGAAATCAGCCTTACCGTTTCCTAGATCATGATCCCGTTATTATGACACAGTGTTACAACATCCCTAGGGGCATCATTGATGTGGCACCAAAACCCATGGCGGAGATCGCATCAAGGTTGAGAAAGTTGTCTTGTGCCATTTTCGAGGCTTATGTATCTGAAGATGGTAGGCATGTTGACTACAGAAGCATCCAGGGTTGTGAGGAATTTAAAAG GTATATTAGAACAACTGAGGAGCTTCAGAGGGTGGAAACTAGTGACCTGTCACGTGAAGAAAAGCTTGCTTTCTTCATAAATCTGTACAATATGATGGCTATCCACGCGTTAGTGACATGTGGTCATCCTGCTGGACCATTGGACAGGAAAAAGTTCTTTGGAGACTTTAAGTATGTCATTGGTGGATGTGCCTATTCACTGTCAGCTATTGAAAATGGCATTCTGCGTGGCAACCAAAGGCCACCATACAATCTTGTGAAACCTTTCGGACAGAAAGACCAAAGATCCAAG GTGGCCCTGTCATACCCTGAACCTCTTGTTCACTTTGCTTTGGTATGTGGTACCAAATCTGGACCTGCACTTCGGTGTTACTCGCCGGGAAATATTGATAAAGAGTTAATGGAAGCTGCACGAGATTTCGTAAGGAATGGAGGACTGATTGTTGATCCTGAAGCAAAGGTTGCATCTGTAAGCAAGATCTTACGATG GTATAACACAGACTTCGGTAAGAATGAGACAGAAGTACTGAAGCATGCAGCAAATTATCTGGAGCCTGCAGCGTCAGAGCAGTTCTTGGAGTTGCTTGCAAACACTCAACTGAAGGTCTCGTATCAGCCTTATGACTGGAGCTTGAACATCTAG